A single genomic interval of uncultured Desulfobulbus sp. harbors:
- a CDS encoding tyrosine-type recombinase/integrase — translation MHLTESVLNYRRYLKRKNYSPHTVKNYLHRLQRFFAWLPVPLEAARRENVKWYIDFLLQHQISAQTINGHLVVIRMFYEFLKDEGEIKVDNPVGKGLLLRVAKPLPRHLRDVDIPRFFEVVTRSRDQAIFMLMLRCGLRVEEVADLTLDAIDYQRNRILVKSGKGGKDRVVFISNDATDALAAYLRIRFHTNEQKVFLVEKGPLKGKPISVRGIQKRIEYYSKKSGIAVSCHQLRHTMATQLLNADADLVTIQYLLGHTRIKTTMRYCHLSNMKAQRDYYRAVDRIIEKSKSTPAENAEN, via the coding sequence ATGCATCTCACAGAATCAGTACTCAATTACAGGCGGTATTTGAAGAGAAAAAATTATTCACCTCACACCGTAAAAAATTATCTGCATAGGCTGCAAAGGTTCTTCGCATGGCTCCCGGTTCCTCTCGAGGCAGCAAGACGGGAGAATGTAAAATGGTATATCGATTTTCTACTACAACATCAAATTTCTGCCCAGACTATCAATGGACACCTTGTCGTTATCAGGATGTTTTACGAATTCCTGAAGGACGAAGGAGAGATAAAGGTGGATAATCCAGTTGGTAAAGGTTTATTGCTACGGGTTGCCAAGCCGTTACCCCGGCATTTGAGGGACGTTGATATTCCGCGATTTTTTGAGGTGGTCACCAGAAGTCGGGATCAGGCAATATTTATGCTTATGTTACGTTGTGGCCTTAGAGTTGAAGAGGTGGCAGATCTCACACTCGATGCCATTGATTATCAACGAAACCGGATCCTGGTCAAATCGGGTAAAGGAGGTAAGGACAGGGTCGTTTTTATCAGCAACGATGCCACAGACGCACTGGCAGCGTATTTGCGGATAAGGTTTCACACGAATGAACAGAAAGTCTTTTTAGTTGAGAAAGGCCCCCTTAAAGGAAAGCCCATATCGGTTCGAGGCATCCAAAAACGAATTGAGTACTATTCAAAGAAAAGTGGGATAGCCGTTTCCTGCCACCAATTGCGGCATACCATGGCAACCCAACTCCTCAATGCTGATGCAGATTTGGTCACCATTCAATATTTGCTCGGCCATACAAGAATCAAAACGACCATGAGGTATTGTCATCTTTCCAATATGAAAGCACAGCGTGATTATTATAGGGCCGTTGACAGAATAATAGAAAAAAGCAAAAGCACACC
- a CDS encoding tyrosine-type recombinase/integrase: MAEQHWIPANYHSSEWAAVLQEKYSSVNFPLDAPDEARFLRSPPSSPPQSDWSPPDGCTSKKHQEVDHLCSRLTGTGLIGADLAVTYLREKYRKNNSIFTIKQAAYVVLSFLQFLDKTGANIFSVTRQDICAFVEHGQDRGLKANSVICNLRSVYTFLIFLVERKILPLAVLSKKIRLKPPDSLPRAIPSEHVDLLLSATGNPRNHALVLLLLRTGLRIGELLNVKISDIVLPERKILIYLAEKNDQGRVVYFSSDADSALREWLKRRDLQKDYLFYSPRNEKISYAAARKAFVQILKRADLSHYGYSFHCLRHTFATDMLNAGLRIEVLQQILGHQSIEMTLRYARLSDATRENEYLRAMTVIEKGGQNASHRISTQLQAVFEEKKLFTSHRKKLSA; this comes from the coding sequence ATGGCCGAACAACATTGGATACCTGCCAATTATCACTCCAGCGAGTGGGCCGCTGTTCTGCAGGAAAAATACAGCTCCGTCAATTTTCCTTTAGACGCCCCAGACGAAGCAAGATTCCTAAGATCCCCTCCAAGCTCTCCACCTCAATCAGACTGGTCACCACCTGACGGATGCACCAGCAAAAAACATCAAGAAGTCGATCATCTTTGTTCTCGGCTCACAGGTACTGGTCTGATCGGAGCTGACCTCGCCGTGACCTATCTTCGAGAAAAATATCGTAAAAACAACTCGATTTTCACCATAAAACAGGCCGCCTATGTAGTCTTATCCTTCCTGCAGTTCTTGGACAAAACAGGTGCCAATATTTTCAGCGTTACCCGTCAAGATATCTGTGCCTTCGTCGAGCATGGGCAGGATCGTGGGTTGAAGGCAAACTCGGTAATATGCAATTTAAGAAGTGTGTACACGTTTCTTATCTTCCTGGTTGAACGAAAGATTCTTCCACTGGCAGTTCTATCTAAAAAGATTCGACTGAAGCCACCTGACTCTTTACCCAGAGCTATTCCGTCGGAACATGTCGACCTTTTGCTTTCAGCCACCGGCAACCCTCGAAATCACGCCTTGGTCCTTCTTTTACTGCGGACAGGCCTGAGAATTGGCGAATTGCTCAATGTGAAAATCTCAGACATCGTTCTCCCGGAAAGGAAGATCTTGATTTACCTGGCAGAAAAAAATGACCAGGGTCGTGTGGTTTACTTCAGCTCAGATGCTGACTCTGCCCTTCGCGAATGGCTGAAAAGAAGGGACCTGCAAAAGGACTATCTTTTCTACAGTCCGCGAAATGAGAAAATATCATATGCGGCAGCGAGAAAGGCATTTGTTCAAATTCTCAAAAGGGCCGATTTATCCCACTATGGGTACAGCTTCCATTGCCTGCGCCACACTTTTGCCACAGACATGCTCAACGCCGGATTACGGATAGAGGTCTTACAACAAATCCTTGGTCACCAATCAATCGAAATGACCTTACGCTATGCAAGGCTATCAGATGCTACACGTGAAAATGAATATCTCCGTGCTATGACCGTTATTGAAAAAGGAGGGCAAAATGCATCTCACAGAATCAGTACTCAATTACAGGCGGTATTTGAAGAGAAAAAATTATTCACCTCACACCGTAAAAAATTATCTGCATAG
- a CDS encoding transposase gives MAHEKGLAPPDKAAFLRARKKVPLDVFSGLFKKAVEKANSLASSCGGAKWNGFRLVAIDGTKKNVPYSEELAQTLGVPHGAHYPQLLSCALFDVLLKIPLNLMWGAHDVSERTIALELIKDLGPGDLLLLGRGYPVFELFEKLLSQRTDFLVRLPDNGLFKSVTEFLAQGYRDGKVALQSPKELVSQRLKNGEPANNFLLALQIQPRLCHSGNNHGVFC, from the coding sequence TTGGCTCATGAAAAAGGCCTCGCGCCACCGGACAAGGCAGCCTTTTTGCGAGCAAGGAAAAAAGTGCCCCTCGATGTTTTCAGCGGCCTTTTCAAGAAAGCCGTTGAAAAAGCCAATAGCCTCGCTTCAAGCTGTGGTGGGGCAAAATGGAATGGTTTTCGCCTTGTCGCCATCGATGGCACGAAAAAGAATGTCCCGTATAGCGAGGAATTAGCCCAAACATTGGGCGTTCCCCATGGAGCCCATTATCCGCAGCTTCTTTCTTGCGCGCTTTTCGATGTCTTGCTCAAGATCCCCCTCAATCTGATGTGGGGTGCGCATGACGTGAGCGAGAGGACCATAGCCCTGGAACTGATCAAAGATCTCGGCCCGGGTGATTTGCTCCTGCTTGGCCGGGGATACCCCGTCTTTGAACTCTTTGAAAAATTGCTGAGTCAGCGCACCGACTTTCTCGTACGTCTTCCGGACAACGGTTTGTTCAAGTCAGTCACCGAGTTCCTTGCCCAAGGATATCGGGATGGCAAGGTAGCCCTACAGTCTCCTAAAGAATTGGTCAGTCAGCGCTTGAAGAACGGTGAACCGGCCAACAACTTTTTATTGGCTTTGCAAATTCAACCTAGGTTGTGCCACTCAGGCAACAACCATGGCGTGTTCTGTTAG
- a CDS encoding ISL3 family transposase: MHVKTILNRIEKQPGFIYDTCKWRDSGPPALVITLRPQAGRKPICSKCGQRGPGYDTLRVRSFAFVPLWGIPVFFLYAPRRLQCPTCGVKVEKLPWVVGKSHLTISYAWFLATWCKRLSWKEVAEIFKTSWDTVFRSVEMAVNWGLAYRNIDGITAIGIDEICWRKRKDKFVTLVYQLDQGKRRLLWIGPDRTAKTFREFFDWLGTARSRQLRFICSDMWKPYLAVIAEKAAGAVNILDRFHIMSHMSKAIDEVRADEAKELKKKGKEPLLAKSRWCLLKRPENLTEKQVDRLKDLLACNLRTIRAYLLKEDFQRFWGYSSPAWAGKFLDAWCTRTMRSKIKPMKKVAKMLRAHRPLLLNWFRAKNTIALGCVEGFNNKAKVVTKRSYGFRTYDGLKIALYHGLGDLPIPQGAHRFC, encoded by the coding sequence ATGCACGTTAAAACTATCTTGAACCGTATTGAAAAACAACCGGGTTTTATCTATGACACTTGCAAATGGCGTGATTCCGGACCGCCGGCATTGGTGATAACGTTGCGGCCCCAGGCCGGCCGCAAACCCATCTGTTCCAAGTGCGGCCAGAGGGGGCCGGGGTACGACACCCTGCGTGTCAGATCTTTTGCCTTTGTGCCCTTGTGGGGCATTCCGGTATTTTTCCTCTATGCTCCACGGCGGCTGCAGTGTCCAACCTGTGGCGTCAAAGTCGAAAAGCTGCCATGGGTTGTAGGAAAGAGCCATCTTACGATCTCTTACGCATGGTTCCTGGCCACATGGTGTAAACGCTTGAGCTGGAAGGAAGTGGCCGAAATCTTTAAAACCAGTTGGGACACGGTCTTCAGGTCGGTGGAAATGGCGGTCAACTGGGGGCTCGCCTATCGTAATATCGATGGGATCACTGCCATTGGCATCGACGAAATCTGCTGGCGCAAACGCAAGGATAAGTTTGTCACCCTGGTGTATCAGCTTGACCAGGGAAAAAGGCGCCTGCTTTGGATCGGCCCCGACAGGACCGCCAAAACTTTCAGAGAGTTTTTCGACTGGCTCGGCACGGCAAGGTCTCGGCAATTGCGGTTTATTTGCAGTGACATGTGGAAACCCTATCTGGCCGTCATTGCCGAAAAAGCAGCGGGCGCCGTCAATATCCTCGACCGGTTTCATATCATGAGTCACATGAGCAAGGCTATCGACGAGGTCAGAGCCGATGAGGCCAAGGAGCTCAAGAAGAAGGGGAAAGAACCCCTCCTTGCAAAGAGCCGTTGGTGCCTCTTAAAACGACCTGAAAATCTGACCGAAAAACAGGTGGACAGGCTCAAGGATCTGCTCGCATGCAACCTCAGAACTATCCGCGCCTACTTGCTCAAGGAAGATTTTCAGCGATTCTGGGGCTACAGTTCACCGGCTTGGGCTGGAAAGTTTCTTGATGCCTGGTGCACAAGAACCATGCGATCCAAAATCAAACCGATGAAGAAGGTTGCCAAAATGTTGAGAGCTCACCGCCCCCTCCTGCTCAACTGGTTTCGTGCAAAAAATACGATTGCCCTGGGTTGTGTGGAGGGCTTTAACAACAAGGCAAAGGTGGTTACCAAGCGATCCTATGGATTTCGCACGTACGATGGGCTGAAAATAGCTTTATATCATGGGCTTGGTGACCTGCCGATACCCCAGGGTGCCCACAGATTCTGCTGA
- a CDS encoding transporter substrate-binding domain-containing protein produces the protein MDNNYPPYTFIDHEKQPQGILVDQWRLWQEKTGIQVKITAIDWKDALRDMKDGKYDVIDTAFKTDERKTWLDFGGPHTSIEVAAYFEKGISAITTVDSLQGFAVAVKEGDAAVNMLLNHGVKDLIFFKGYEDIAQAAKEHKVNVFVIDTPPALYFLHKYNLQDNFKASPPFHIGQFHRAVKKGNVAMLRKIEAGFALISPDELKNIEKKWLGSSLLQKVSRNEILMAIGAIGLFFLLFLIWNYSLRTAVRKRTAELENSQIALQHERQRLEFVIDGSRLGVWEWNVQTNETVFNETWAEMLGYTLKELTPFSYTTWEKLLHSEDVEVAKGALFACVEGKTASYDCEFRMQHKDGHWVWILDRGQVFTRDAEGSPLLMFGTHTDITTIKRAQEVARSTNEMLSQFIKNSPIYAYIKEVSSTGSRTIKASDNFQDLVNIPVAEMVGKTMDELFPPEFAAQITADDWQVFSQGKILRREEVLNGCTYTTIKFPIRLGERNLLAGYTIDITDRVQAEADREMMREQLIQSQKLESVGRLAGGVAHDFNNMLGVILGHAELAMNRLDTSHLAYESLKNIHTAAERSANLTRQLLAFARKQTVAPKVLDLNQTIEGMVNMLTRLIGEDIDLAWLPGGKLGAIKIDPSQIDQILVNLCVNARDAIGDTGKVTIETNTASFNADYCAKHADFLPGEYVLLAVSDNGCGMHPETVAHLFEPFFTTKDRGKGTGLGLATVYGIVRQNNGFINVYSEPGQGTTFKVYLPLHATRTGLATQTDTAEPVVRGNETILLVEDELLILDMTRDMLEIQGFTVLPAATPAEAIRLAREHACEIHLLMTDVVMPGMNGRDLAKNLLTLYPNLIPLFMSGYTANVIAHRGVLDEGVHFIQKPFTMNDLSAKIREVLNFRNDD, from the coding sequence ATGGACAACAACTATCCTCCTTACACCTTTATCGATCACGAGAAGCAGCCTCAAGGCATCCTGGTCGATCAGTGGCGTTTGTGGCAGGAAAAGACCGGTATCCAAGTAAAGATAACCGCCATCGACTGGAAAGACGCTCTTAGGGACATGAAGGACGGCAAATATGATGTTATAGACACTGCCTTTAAAACCGATGAAAGAAAAACCTGGCTCGATTTCGGCGGTCCCCATACCAGCATCGAGGTGGCCGCATATTTCGAAAAGGGCATAAGTGCCATCACTACAGTCGATTCTCTGCAGGGATTTGCCGTTGCCGTAAAGGAAGGCGATGCCGCCGTAAACATGCTGTTAAACCACGGAGTCAAAGATTTAATCTTTTTCAAAGGGTATGAGGATATTGCCCAGGCGGCCAAGGAACACAAGGTCAATGTTTTTGTCATCGACACTCCGCCAGCGCTCTATTTTCTTCACAAATACAACCTACAGGACAATTTCAAGGCATCACCACCGTTCCATATCGGCCAATTTCACCGTGCGGTGAAAAAAGGCAATGTTGCGATGTTGCGGAAAATCGAAGCGGGCTTTGCCTTAATCTCTCCCGATGAATTGAAAAATATCGAAAAGAAATGGCTCGGATCATCCCTTCTTCAAAAGGTGTCCCGGAACGAAATCCTGATGGCTATTGGTGCCATAGGGCTTTTTTTCCTGCTGTTCCTGATCTGGAATTATTCATTGAGAACAGCCGTGCGGAAAAGGACCGCCGAACTGGAAAACAGTCAAATAGCACTTCAGCATGAGCGCCAACGCCTGGAGTTTGTGATTGACGGTTCACGCCTTGGGGTATGGGAGTGGAACGTCCAAACCAATGAAACCGTGTTTAACGAGACCTGGGCTGAAATGCTCGGATATACTCTCAAGGAGTTAACGCCTTTTAGCTACACCACATGGGAAAAACTGCTCCATTCTGAAGATGTTGAAGTCGCCAAAGGCGCATTGTTCGCATGCGTGGAAGGAAAAACGGCCAGCTATGATTGTGAGTTCCGTATGCAGCACAAGGACGGTCATTGGGTATGGATACTTGACCGTGGCCAAGTTTTCACCCGTGACGCCGAAGGTTCTCCACTGTTGATGTTTGGCACACATACCGACATCACGACTATCAAGCGAGCCCAAGAAGTGGCTCGATCCACCAATGAAATGCTCTCGCAGTTCATCAAAAACTCACCAATTTACGCCTATATTAAAGAGGTAAGCTCTACTGGCAGCCGAACCATCAAGGCTAGCGACAATTTTCAGGACTTGGTCAATATACCGGTCGCCGAGATGGTCGGTAAAACCATGGACGAACTCTTTCCCCCCGAGTTTGCCGCGCAGATCACCGCCGACGATTGGCAGGTGTTTTCTCAAGGAAAGATCCTGCGGCGTGAAGAAGTCCTGAATGGATGCACATACACAACCATCAAGTTCCCGATTCGGTTAGGGGAAAGAAATCTTCTCGCTGGCTACACAATTGATATCACCGATCGAGTCCAGGCCGAGGCGGATCGAGAAATGATGCGGGAACAATTGATCCAGTCTCAAAAATTGGAGTCTGTAGGAAGGTTGGCGGGGGGGGTTGCTCATGATTTTAACAACATGCTCGGAGTGATTCTCGGCCATGCCGAATTGGCGATGAATAGGCTGGACACCTCCCACCTGGCCTATGAGAGTCTGAAGAATATCCACACCGCAGCAGAACGATCTGCCAATCTCACCCGCCAACTCTTGGCTTTTGCCCGTAAACAGACCGTTGCCCCCAAAGTGCTCGACCTGAACCAGACCATCGAAGGGATGGTGAACATGCTGACTCGTCTTATCGGCGAGGACATAGATCTAGCCTGGCTCCCGGGCGGCAAACTTGGGGCAATCAAAATAGATCCATCACAAATCGACCAGATCCTAGTGAATCTGTGTGTCAATGCCCGGGACGCCATCGGTGACACGGGCAAGGTCACCATCGAAACCAACACCGCTTCCTTTAATGCAGACTACTGTGCCAAACACGCTGATTTCCTTCCTGGTGAGTATGTACTTCTGGCGGTAAGCGACAACGGCTGCGGCATGCATCCCGAAACCGTAGCGCACCTGTTCGAGCCCTTCTTCACCACCAAGGACAGGGGAAAAGGAACCGGCTTGGGGTTGGCGACAGTGTACGGTATCGTCAGGCAAAATAACGGCTTTATCAATGTCTACAGTGAACCGGGTCAGGGAACTACCTTCAAGGTGTACTTGCCCCTGCATGCGACTAGGACAGGACTGGCTACACAAACAGACACGGCAGAGCCTGTAGTCCGAGGGAATGAAACCATTCTATTGGTGGAAGACGAACTGCTAATCCTCGACATGACCAGGGATATGCTCGAAATCCAGGGCTTCACCGTCCTGCCGGCAGCCACGCCGGCCGAAGCCATCCGTCTGGCAAGGGAGCATGCCTGTGAAATCCATCTGCTGATGACCGATGTGGTCATGCCGGGGATGAACGGCCGTGATTTGGCCAAGAATCTGTTAACCCTATATCCCAACCTTATTCCTTTATTCATGTCTGGCTACACAGCCAACGTTATTGCTCACCGTGGTGTACTCGACGAGGGAGTTCATTTTATCCAGAAACCCTTCACAATGAACGACCTGAGTGCCAAAATCAGAGAAGTGCTTAATTTCAGGAATGACGATTGA